The following proteins are co-located in the Aggregatibacter aphrophilus ATCC 33389 genome:
- a CDS encoding DUF3486 family protein translates to MSDKTTRGRASKVDLLPPDIKTRLAMMLRDKMFSQAEILEEINDLIRDCGLPETALLSKTGLNRYASKMEKMGAKIRESREMAEIWTKQIGEAPQSDVGKLLMEAVKTIAFDKAMALGQDDDVDPKVINQLALVANRIEQAQAINEERERKIRKEVAQLAAETAEKVISQAGLSQETVDHLKAKILGIA, encoded by the coding sequence ATGAGTGATAAAACCACCCGCGGGCGCGCATCAAAAGTTGATTTATTACCACCGGACATCAAAACCCGCCTTGCCATGATGTTGCGCGACAAGATGTTTTCACAGGCTGAAATTTTGGAAGAAATTAACGATCTCATCCGCGATTGTGGCTTGCCGGAAACCGCACTTTTGAGCAAAACAGGGCTTAACCGCTATGCCAGCAAGATGGAAAAGATGGGGGCAAAAATCCGCGAAAGCCGCGAGATGGCCGAAATCTGGACGAAGCAAATCGGCGAAGCGCCGCAATCGGATGTTGGCAAACTCTTAATGGAGGCGGTCAAGACCATTGCCTTTGATAAGGCCATGGCGTTAGGTCAAGATGATGATGTCGACCCTAAAGTCATTAATCAGCTTGCTTTAGTAGCCAACCGAATTGAGCAAGCACAAGCTATCAACGAGGAGCGGGAGCGCAAAATTCGCAAAGAGGTGGCGCAACTTGCCGCAGAAACGGCGGAAAAAGTGATTTCGCAAGCCGGACTATCGCAAGAAACCGTTGACCACCTGAAAGCAAAAATTTTGGGGATTGCATGA
- a CDS encoding VpaChn25_0724 family phage protein, with translation MHDIFTKDQRLVMLRTLAEDGYDANESILQDVLTAYGHNISRDLVRNHAIWLEEQGLVKIKRIDTGKGEFFVLVITQRGLDVAQGRVIVDGVKRPSPHL, from the coding sequence ATGCACGATATTTTTACTAAAGACCAACGTCTTGTCATGCTCCGCACGCTTGCGGAAGACGGCTACGACGCTAACGAGTCCATCTTACAAGATGTATTAACCGCCTACGGACACAACATCAGCCGCGATTTGGTGCGCAATCATGCGATTTGGCTCGAAGAACAAGGTTTAGTCAAAATCAAGCGCATTGACACCGGCAAAGGTGAGTTTTTTGTCCTCGTCATCACTCAAAGAGGGTTAGACGTGGCACAAGGGCGCGTTATCGTGGACGGCGTTAAACGCCCGTCACCTCACCTTTAA
- a CDS encoding DUF2730 domain-containing protein, translating into MMEIISFIQKNWSIIATLFGVIGTLFWLKMDSKYAKKSDIYMLQDGIEKNDERLTKMELKVDALPTAKDFASLEKLMTKIEGETKATNATLSAISRQTGLLLEDKVLNRKE; encoded by the coding sequence ATGATGGAAATTATCTCTTTTATCCAGAAAAACTGGAGCATTATCGCCACCCTTTTTGGCGTTATAGGAACCCTTTTTTGGCTCAAAATGGATAGTAAATATGCCAAAAAAAGCGATATTTACATGCTGCAAGATGGCATCGAAAAAAACGATGAACGGTTGACAAAAATGGAATTAAAAGTGGACGCGTTACCCACTGCAAAAGATTTTGCATCACTTGAAAAATTGATGACAAAAATTGAAGGCGAAACGAAGGCCACTAACGCCACATTAAGCGCAATTAGCCGCCAAACGGGCTTATTGCTGGAAGATAAAGTTTTGAACCGAAAGGAATAA
- a CDS encoding TraR/DksA C4-type zinc finger protein — translation MNDIVDKTQEREEIMWDNWRKQQASAQQFANAMNTARYCMDCGALIPPARIKAMPHCVRCVSCQQEHEESQK, via the coding sequence ATGAATGACATTGTTGATAAAACCCAAGAAAGGGAAGAAATAATGTGGGATAACTGGCGCAAACAACAGGCATCGGCGCAACAATTTGCCAATGCCATGAACACGGCGCGGTATTGTATGGATTGCGGTGCGCTTATCCCCCCAGCCCGCATTAAAGCCATGCCGCACTGTGTGCGTTGTGTAAGTTGTCAACAAGAACACGAAGAATCACAAAAATGA
- a CDS encoding DUF2681 domain-containing protein has translation MINLSLIGALGAVILAIIGYVYFKIRRIKSHAESLSRANAELTTKNEQLKTEKAVVEKQVKNYKVKQKNDETTHGLGRDSVVDELRKNNDLRAE, from the coding sequence ATGATTAATTTAAGCCTAATTGGCGCGCTTGGCGCCGTTATCTTGGCCATCATCGGCTATGTGTATTTTAAAATCCGCAGAATTAAATCTCACGCAGAGAGCCTGTCTCGTGCAAACGCGGAATTAACAACCAAAAACGAACAGCTCAAGACCGAAAAAGCGGTCGTTGAGAAACAAGTTAAAAACTACAAAGTGAAGCAAAAAAATGATGAAACAACTCATGGTCTTGGTCGCGACTCTGTTGTTGACGAGTTGCGCAAAAACAACGACTTACGCGCCGAATAA
- a CDS encoding DUF2644 domain-containing protein encodes MFSQLYTNADGRLSTTAFIQFFGAILMAVILCFCAWVDRPYVPEMFMYFAIFCAGGAATKGFANALNRNRHRDPNYD; translated from the coding sequence ATGTTTTCACAGCTTTACACTAACGCGGACGGCCGATTGTCCACAACCGCATTTATCCAGTTTTTCGGCGCGATTTTAATGGCCGTTATCCTCTGCTTTTGCGCATGGGTTGACCGTCCTTATGTGCCGGAAATGTTTATGTACTTTGCCATTTTTTGCGCAGGCGGTGCAGCAACCAAGGGCTTTGCTAACGCATTAAATCGCAACAGACACAGAGACCCTAATTATGATTAA
- a CDS encoding N-acetylmuramoyl-L-alanine amidase encodes MSLPIHKIVIHCSATQNGNQLRTATQTAAQRIDEWHKARGFKRDAAKCKQFNPHLTSIGYHFVIDTDGTVETGRQVGEDGAHVKGHNQHSVGICLVGGVTKRGKNHGEYTEAQWIALHKLLRKLESQHPSARICGHRDLSPDLNGDGTITPNEWLKDCPCFDVWAWLDSEQMINFDHLYKG; translated from the coding sequence ATGTCTTTACCCATCCACAAAATAGTGATCCATTGCTCGGCCACACAAAACGGCAATCAATTACGCACTGCCACACAAACCGCCGCACAACGCATTGATGAGTGGCACAAAGCGCGCGGATTTAAACGTGACGCCGCAAAATGCAAACAATTTAACCCGCACTTAACCTCTATCGGCTACCACTTTGTGATTGATACTGACGGCACCGTGGAAACAGGCCGTCAAGTTGGTGAAGACGGGGCGCATGTAAAAGGCCACAACCAACATTCCGTCGGCATTTGCCTAGTCGGTGGCGTCACCAAAAGAGGCAAAAACCACGGTGAATACACCGAGGCGCAGTGGATTGCACTGCACAAACTCTTACGCAAACTCGAAAGTCAACATCCCAGTGCTCGCATTTGTGGACATCGTGATTTAAGCCCTGATTTAAACGGCGACGGCACGATTACGCCGAACGAGTGGCTGAAAGATTGCCCTTGTTTTGATGTATGGGCATGGCTTGATAGTGAGCAAATGATTAACTTTGACCATTTGTATAAGGGGTAA
- a CDS encoding Mor transcription activator family protein, which produces MTDEQHDLFADDHEMVGQLFDKLDHIPDDELSKSWESVLVKLVQLIKAEFSRQGKSFDDKTIEKIILVISHYLGGRAIYLPRADRLKEALRDYAIYNDFNGGNVRALSERYGLSEPHIYAIIRKQRNIIKKRYQPELPY; this is translated from the coding sequence ATGACAGACGAACAACACGATTTATTTGCAGATGACCACGAGATGGTCGGGCAGTTATTTGATAAGTTAGATCACATTCCGGATGATGAATTATCCAAGTCTTGGGAAAGCGTGTTAGTCAAATTAGTGCAGTTGATTAAAGCCGAATTTAGCCGACAAGGAAAGAGCTTTGATGATAAGACTATCGAAAAAATAATCCTTGTCATATCGCACTATCTCGGCGGTCGTGCTATCTACCTGCCGCGCGCAGACAGACTAAAAGAAGCACTCCGCGACTATGCTATCTATAATGATTTTAACGGCGGTAATGTGCGGGCATTAAGTGAGCGTTACGGCTTGTCTGAGCCGCATATTTACGCTATTATCCGCAAACAACGTAACATCATCAAAAAACGCTATCAGCCTGAATTACCCTACTAA
- a CDS encoding gp16 family protein — MILDVKLTKPKLIQLIHIAKSKLNMDELSYRVLLDNLTGKTSTTKMTIEELLKVYESMKDKGFKPQVRKGRTPVTEHAIVKSRITHKIRAIWIQMHKAGIVKDGSERALNRFMHNTLFKAKNNQPNQLIKLNVQSLDDDEATKLLEILKKWQRRAQV, encoded by the coding sequence ATGATACTAGACGTTAAATTAACTAAACCTAAACTTATCCAGCTGATCCATATTGCAAAAAGCAAGTTAAATATGGATGAGTTAAGTTATCGTGTGTTGTTGGATAATCTAACCGGCAAAACAAGCACCACTAAAATGACGATTGAGGAGCTTTTAAAAGTGTACGAAAGCATGAAAGATAAGGGGTTTAAACCACAAGTCAGAAAAGGCAGAACACCGGTAACTGAACATGCGATTGTGAAATCCCGAATCACTCACAAAATCCGCGCAATTTGGATACAAATGCACAAAGCAGGCATTGTTAAAGACGGCTCGGAGCGTGCGTTAAATCGGTTTATGCACAATACATTGTTTAAAGCAAAAAACAATCAACCAAATCAGCTAATCAAGCTCAATGTGCAAAGTTTAGATGACGACGAAGCAACAAAACTACTTGAGATTTTGAAAAAATGGCAACGGAGAGCGCAAGTATGA
- a CDS encoding DUF551 domain-containing protein: MNKYFAYDALEREFTTHDTLDEAKSQAQDCVDQIFEFGTNDGFDTDLEDAIKEGCFGVVLGGFDLPTRPLTEEEKELYADEFIHMVENPPVLVEYPQNGWIKCSERLPGDWSEVLFAMKVPESESGWLIRTGSYFEDGMGFCSFDGVEFEGVTHWKPLPQPPID, from the coding sequence ATGAACAAATATTTTGCTTATGACGCGTTAGAACGTGAGTTCACAACGCACGATACATTAGACGAAGCTAAATCACAAGCACAAGACTGTGTCGACCAGATATTTGAATTTGGCACAAATGATGGATTTGATACTGACCTTGAAGACGCTATAAAAGAGGGGTGTTTTGGGGTTGTGTTAGGCGGATTTGATTTACCGACCAGACCGCTCACCGAAGAGGAAAAAGAACTCTATGCCGATGAGTTCATTCACATGGTTGAAAATCCTCCGGTGCTTGTTGAGTATCCACAAAATGGCTGGATTAAGTGTTCGGAACGGTTGCCAGGCGATTGGAGTGAAGTTTTATTTGCAATGAAGGTACCGGAATCCGAATCCGGGTGGCTAATTAGAACGGGCAGCTACTTTGAAGATGGTATGGGATTTTGTAGTTTTGACGGTGTAGAGTTTGAAGGTGTAACACATTGGAAACCGTTGCCACAACCACCAATCGACTAA
- a CDS encoding DUF5420 family protein gives MKPEFRYFKCALNVEPVKSLYQQWNIDHEQRNKELDVIFDTIPFYEFWRGSESRIYGIVCSENNPEFEKIKEDKTYKFEMIEGGKVNITGNNRTKAGKAFNAKIQELRNILNQYPSFNDFMISELALNCWVFASNMAYIAVCGVASDHFIAKIPVKSEGFGGDDFPAIPECLTEIKQSEFLMLQGK, from the coding sequence ATGAAACCTGAATTTAGATATTTTAAATGTGCATTAAATGTTGAACCGGTTAAATCACTTTATCAACAATGGAATATCGACCACGAACAACGAAACAAAGAATTAGACGTAATTTTTGACACTATCCCGTTTTATGAGTTTTGGCGCGGCAGTGAAAGTCGAATTTATGGCATTGTATGTAGCGAAAACAATCCTGAATTTGAAAAAATTAAAGAGGATAAAACCTATAAATTTGAAATGATTGAAGGTGGGAAAGTGAATATTACCGGCAACAATCGCACCAAAGCCGGCAAGGCGTTTAACGCTAAAATCCAAGAACTCAGAAATATATTAAATCAATATCCAAGTTTTAATGATTTTATGATAAGCGAGTTAGCGCTTAATTGTTGGGTGTTTGCGAGTAACATGGCATATATCGCAGTGTGTGGTGTGGCAAGCGATCACTTTATCGCAAAAATACCGGTGAAATCAGAAGGCTTCGGTGGTGATGATTTTCCGGCAATCCCTGAGTGTTTAACGGAAATCAAACAAAGTGAATTTTTGATGTTACAAGGAAAATAA
- a CDS encoding ANR family transcriptional regulator, whose translation MEMTYKDLSELAVEVERAGDLSYAATLWFKAADIAKKTVNQDWAITRGEFCEHWHPRLKRKKQTEVKQDG comes from the coding sequence ATGGAAATGACCTACAAGGACTTATCCGAGCTGGCCGTTGAAGTGGAACGTGCGGGGGATTTGAGTTATGCCGCGACGCTTTGGTTTAAGGCGGCAGATATCGCCAAAAAAACGGTTAATCAAGATTGGGCAATTACGCGCGGTGAATTTTGCGAACACTGGCACCCAAGATTAAAACGCAAGAAACAAACGGAGGTAAAGCAAGATGGATGA
- a CDS encoding DUF3164 family protein: protein METQKVTIPEGYRKDARGALIPEASIKEIDKVRDELVLEIVRKAVATNQVMKDFKSEVFGDIAAFVELSAAQYGANLGGKKGNVTLYSFDGEYKVQRAIAESLQFDERIQAAKALIDACLQDWTEGSRPELKTIIDRAFDVDKEGNLNSNKILALRRVDIQDPRWKCAMDAISDSVQVVGSKSYIRVYKRVGDTDKYEPISLDLASI, encoded by the coding sequence ATGGAAACTCAAAAAGTAACAATCCCCGAAGGCTATCGCAAAGACGCACGCGGCGCGCTTATCCCTGAGGCATCAATTAAAGAAATCGACAAAGTGCGAGATGAGTTGGTGCTTGAAATTGTGCGCAAGGCCGTAGCGACTAACCAAGTCATGAAAGACTTTAAAAGTGAAGTGTTTGGCGACATCGCCGCCTTTGTCGAACTTTCCGCTGCGCAGTATGGCGCAAATTTAGGCGGTAAAAAAGGCAACGTCACACTTTATAGCTTTGACGGTGAATACAAAGTGCAACGCGCTATCGCCGAATCATTGCAATTTGATGAACGCATCCAAGCGGCTAAAGCATTAATTGACGCCTGTTTGCAAGACTGGACAGAAGGCAGTCGCCCTGAGCTTAAAACCATTATTGACCGCGCGTTTGACGTGGATAAGGAAGGCAATCTTAACTCAAACAAGATTTTAGCCCTACGCCGCGTGGACATCCAAGACCCACGCTGGAAATGCGCGATGGACGCTATCTCCGACAGCGTGCAGGTGGTTGGCTCAAAAAGCTATATCCGAGTTTATAAACGCGTCGGCGACACCGACAAATACGAACCAATTAGTCTTGATTTAGCAAGCATTTAA
- a CDS encoding AAA family ATPase, which yields MTLREQISLLIKQGKLTQAKLARETGVNGGALSAWLNEKYTGNVETVEEPIKNWMALNERKVQVFVEAPSFIEIPTAKTVFGVLDMARILPTMVTIYGASGVGKTKACQAYQQHNTNVWMITASPARATLSSILYELALELGINDAPRRKDRLSRLIVKKLQKSKGLVIIDESDHLPYDALEEIRIIQEEVEVGFALIGNDKVYNRIQGGVNQAHEYARLWSRIGKHTPIKGSSKADIKAIAGAWGLDTDDKDLMTVLNSIGTKAGGLRALTQYLKLAAITAKAQGTAITLDLILIAQKQMTGGN from the coding sequence ATGACATTAAGAGAGCAAATTAGCTTATTAATCAAACAAGGCAAGCTCACGCAAGCCAAGTTAGCGCGCGAAACGGGCGTAAACGGCGGGGCATTGAGTGCATGGCTAAACGAAAAATACACCGGCAATGTAGAAACAGTGGAAGAACCCATTAAAAACTGGATGGCCTTAAACGAACGTAAAGTGCAGGTGTTTGTTGAAGCGCCAAGTTTTATCGAAATCCCGACTGCTAAAACGGTGTTTGGTGTGCTTGATATGGCGCGCATTTTGCCAACGATGGTGACCATTTACGGCGCCAGTGGCGTAGGCAAAACGAAAGCCTGCCAAGCCTATCAACAACACAACACCAACGTGTGGATGATTACCGCAAGCCCGGCACGCGCCACGTTAAGCAGTATTTTGTATGAATTGGCATTAGAGCTTGGCATTAATGATGCGCCACGCCGTAAAGACCGCCTAAGCCGTTTAATTGTTAAAAAGCTACAAAAATCAAAAGGTTTGGTGATTATCGATGAAAGCGACCACTTGCCTTATGACGCTCTTGAAGAAATCCGCATTATCCAAGAAGAAGTCGAAGTCGGCTTTGCCCTAATCGGTAACGACAAGGTTTACAACCGCATCCAAGGCGGGGTGAACCAAGCGCACGAATATGCGCGCCTTTGGAGCCGTATTGGTAAGCATACGCCTATCAAGGGGAGCAGTAAGGCCGATATTAAAGCGATTGCAGGTGCTTGGGGTTTGGATACTGACGATAAAGATTTGATGACCGTACTTAATAGTATCGGCACCAAGGCAGGCGGTTTACGCGCGTTGACGCAGTATTTAAAACTTGCCGCTATCACCGCCAAAGCACAGGGCACCGCAATTACATTAGACCTGATTTTAATCGCACAAAAACAAATGACCGGGGGCAACTGA
- a CDS encoding transposase domain-containing protein, with product MSVNNLKTHYSAKELVGLSLATLPNSVQGILYQAKKNCWATQKRVGKGGGVEYAVKSMPEDVQAEIVVKLGKSAVKNLPVLAEESAPVDAQLLWATYEQGTAKQQQKAQMKLGIMFAVAELVNGGVKILDALALVCHKHNQDGEKSVTVSALKSWWYQVKDADRSLWLPLLMDSYGAHSESREAAFTSEAWAFFRADYFRNERPQFGSCYERLKRAASANGWVIPSPSSIKRKILREIPKTHQTYLRDGTYALSRMYPSLIRTVAGIEAMEWVNGDGYKHNVWVRWHNGHIIRPKTWLWQDVRTRKILAYRCDESENTNMIRLALLDVVNKYGIPKHLTIDNTKAAANKKMTGGVKNRYRFKVREDEVQGIIPALGIQLHWTTVRYGRGRGQAKPIERAFSHGGLGELVDKHPLLAGYHAGDNALDKPDNYQGNKAGVDYESFILALEEGIQMFNERQDRATEICQGKLSFNQAFERDYAVAEKRWATPEQLRYLLTLHEEVTLKDNGTFTLKAGGEVQGLRNRYEAYELIGTSHKKVVVRYDPNNLHDAVWVYSLDGSYLAEAHCTVDAAFGDTSAAQDHSRKEREFVRHTQKAAKAAQDMAIQEAAAYMPPVEFEENQEAEAQMWQVIKEGTALRKVEVVPEDEQEDEAEQWLMKGIAMLKEEKGL from the coding sequence GGTGTTGAATATGCCGTGAAATCCATGCCGGAAGACGTGCAAGCCGAAATCGTGGTGAAACTTGGCAAAAGTGCGGTGAAAAATCTCCCAGTTTTAGCCGAGGAAAGTGCGCCTGTTGATGCGCAGTTGTTGTGGGCGACCTATGAACAAGGCACGGCAAAGCAACAACAAAAAGCGCAAATGAAGCTTGGCATTATGTTTGCGGTGGCCGAATTGGTCAACGGTGGCGTGAAGATTTTGGATGCGTTGGCATTGGTATGCCATAAACACAACCAAGATGGCGAGAAATCGGTCACGGTGAGTGCACTTAAGTCTTGGTGGTATCAAGTTAAAGACGCTGATCGTAGTTTGTGGCTACCGCTTTTAATGGATAGCTACGGTGCGCACAGCGAAAGCCGCGAGGCCGCTTTTACCTCTGAAGCCTGGGCATTTTTCCGCGCCGACTATTTCCGTAATGAGCGCCCTCAGTTTGGATCTTGTTATGAACGCTTGAAACGTGCGGCAAGTGCGAACGGTTGGGTTATCCCAAGCCCCTCTAGTATTAAGCGCAAAATCTTGCGCGAAATCCCAAAAACCCACCAAACCTATTTAAGAGATGGCACTTATGCGTTGAGCCGCATGTATCCATCGCTCATTCGTACCGTTGCCGGCATTGAAGCAATGGAATGGGTCAACGGGGACGGTTATAAGCATAACGTTTGGGTGAGATGGCATAACGGCCACATTATCCGCCCTAAAACGTGGCTTTGGCAGGATGTGCGCACCCGCAAAATCTTGGCGTATCGGTGCGATGAGTCGGAAAACACCAACATGATCCGCTTGGCGTTGCTTGATGTCGTGAATAAGTACGGTATCCCGAAACACTTAACCATCGACAACACCAAAGCGGCAGCCAATAAGAAAATGACAGGCGGGGTGAAAAACCGTTACCGCTTTAAAGTGCGGGAAGATGAGGTGCAAGGGATTATTCCGGCGCTTGGCATCCAACTGCACTGGACAACGGTGCGCTACGGCCGAGGACGGGGGCAAGCCAAGCCGATTGAGCGTGCATTTTCGCACGGTGGCTTGGGTGAGCTTGTGGATAAGCACCCTTTACTTGCCGGCTACCACGCAGGTGACAACGCATTAGACAAGCCTGATAACTACCAAGGCAACAAGGCGGGCGTGGACTATGAGAGTTTTATTTTAGCCCTCGAAGAAGGCATACAGATGTTTAACGAACGCCAAGACCGCGCCACTGAAATTTGCCAAGGCAAACTGAGTTTTAATCAAGCATTTGAACGGGATTATGCGGTTGCCGAGAAACGTTGGGCAACGCCTGAACAACTGCGCTACTTACTCACATTACACGAAGAAGTCACGCTAAAAGACAACGGCACCTTTACGTTAAAAGCCGGTGGCGAAGTGCAAGGATTACGCAACCGATACGAGGCTTACGAGTTGATTGGTACAAGCCACAAGAAAGTGGTGGTGCGTTACGACCCGAACAATTTGCACGATGCGGTTTGGGTGTACAGCTTGGATGGAAGTTATTTAGCCGAGGCGCACTGTACGGTGGATGCCGCCTTTGGCGACACAAGTGCGGCACAAGACCACTCTCGCAAAGAGCGCGAATTTGTACGCCACACCCAAAAAGCGGCGAAAGCGGCACAGGATATGGCAATCCAAGAGGCAGCCGCCTATATGCCACCGGTGGAGTTTGAAGAAAACCAAGAGGCGGAAGCCCAAATGTGGCAAGTCATTAAAGAAGGCACCGCATTACGCAAAGTGGAAGTCGTGCCGGAGGATGAACAAGAAGACGAAGCCGAACAATGGCTGATGAAAGGCATCGCCATGTTGAAAGAAGAAAAAGGGCTTTAA